Below is a genomic region from Spartinivicinus marinus.
CGATAATTTACCCTATGATATTTGGATTGAGTCAATTCCCTTTAACGAAACCCGTAAATATGTGCAAAATGTGCTGGCCTACCAGGTAATATACAGTAATAAACTAGGGAAAAGTAAAACCACTGTCGTCACACCCAAGGAAAAAAATTATTTATATGTCTGGAACAAGTCTTAGCAATATTGTTTCATAGCCTCCAATGAAAAAGGAGGCAATTGCCTCCTTTTTCATTTATTTGAGAGCTGCATTATTCATCGATTATAAGTCCAGCTCAACTCGCTTCGATGCCCAAAGCCTTTTTAGCCACTGCTCCCCGCGCATATTGATTACCAGACCAAACACCACTAAAGCAATACCTGTCCATTGCACTAAGGAAACTGTTTCACCCAAAAATAATGCTGCAGAAGTCAAACCTACCGCAGGCACCCCCAACGTTAATGGGGCTATTTGACCGGCAGGATAACGACTAATGAGATAACTCCACAGGCTGTATCCTAAAATACTGGCAACAAAAGCGAGATACAATAATGCACCAACAGCCAGCCAGGAAATCTGTTGAAAGCTTTCAATAATGGAAACTGGGCCTTCCACTAGATAAGAGCAAATAAAAAACGGCACGGGTGGTATCCACGCAGACCATACAACTAGTCCTACACCGGCTTTATAACCTTGTTGAGATATCGAGCGATTTACAATATTGCCCAAGGCCCAACAAGCGGCACCCGCCAAGGTCAAGCCAAAGCCAACAGCAGTCATTGCTTCACCATTGCCAGACCAACCAATCAAAGCCAGGCCACCCCCAGCAACCATTATCGCCACTAATTGATAGGTTTTGATCGCTTCCGCTAACAGCAACCCACCCAGCAACAAAGTAAACAACGCCTGAGACTGAAGCACTAATGAAGCAAGCCCTGCCGGCATACCATTTGCCATTGCTGAAAATAAAAAGGCAAATTGTCCAAATCCAAGGGTAATGCCATAGCCAAATAACCACTTGAGTGGTATCTGTGGCCTTACGACAAATAGCGAACCAATCACCGCAATTAACAGGAAACGAAGGCTACCCATTAATAATGGGGGCATAGTTTGCAGCCCCCATGCAATAACCACAAAATTAAACCCCCACACCAATACAATAACCAACCCCAACACGACATCTTTAATACCCATAATTGGCTGCTCAACTAGAGTTAGTGAATAAGCAGCTGTGATTGTACAGGTAATTTAGCAAAAGTCGCCTTTGTTAGTGTTAGCCTTAAGTCTTAATTCAGTGGGTTTGTTTGCTTGAGTGTTAATGCCCATTTAACAGGCACCACAGAGGTAATTGACTTTAACCCCATTACCTTAGTCATCTGTTGCACACCGGCTTCGCCACCGTACTGACTAATATTGATTGAAGTATCTTGATATGACTCCACCAAGTAGTCAGTAGCAGAGCTTTTGATAACCTTAACAAATAACTTGATCGGTAACGTTGTCTCACGAATGGTTAACTTACCATCAACCTCCATTTGTTTGACAGCGCCTACGGTTAATTTTTGCTCATCAATACCTGACAAATCTGCTTTTACTGTGGCATAGCGGTAATTTGTGGTATCAAGCACCCACTGTTTAATCCGATCATTACGGATGGGAATTTTAGTATCAATCGTAGCTAAATCAATTTTAATTTCGGCTTGTTTTTGGTCATTTACCTGGCCAGATACTCCACTGATTAACTGGGTTTCTTTAACCGACTTACCATTGGTAAAGATTTTTTCCGTGACAAAATTGACTTTTGAATGTTCACTTTGCACTTGCCAAGCAGCCTGAACAGGTAATGCAGTTGATGCGACTAGTGTCGTCATTAGAATGATTTTTTTCATTACAATTCCCTAAGCAATCTTGAGTTTGTAGGCATAGCCTAAAGGGTTAGGAGACTTAGGTTAAATAAATAAGGTTAATCAGTGTCATTAGAAACCTTTATAGTGCTGTTGGGAATAAAAACAATGACTAGAGATAGGCAACATCATACTGTTTGCTAACCCAAAACTTGCCCTTTAACCCAATCCCAATTCTCGCTTATTGCTAGTTTTAGTGCTGCACTCCAAGCATTAGAGCCTTCAGGAATTGCTTGTTGCTTCCCTGACTCAAGTCTTTGTTTAATAAGTTCAGCGTTACTACCAAAGCTTTCATCAATTTTACTGCTGTGAGCAGGTTGCAAAAAAATTGTAGGTCTTGGCGTTGGGTTTTTCGCAGTAGCATTAGGTACTTTTGCTAAACCCTTTAGCATTGCTGGTATGTCACTACTATCATCAGTTGCACTTAGAACCGTTAATACAAATTTAGTGAAATCCTTTTTCTGACCAGCATTAATAAATACTTCATCTGCAGCATACCCCATTCTACCAGCCATATTTTCCATAGACTCAATAATTGTATTAATATTACCTTCGTCTACATTTAACTTTTCAAGCTTTGGTCTCAGCCAGTCTGCAAATTGCTGTAAGCTAACTTCTTCGTCTACTTCAACTATTGCCGAAGGTGTCTGTTTAGTTTCACCTACATTTTCGCCGGTATATTGTACTTGAGGGTTAGCTTTTTGATGATCCGATTTGGGTCGAAAATTAAAGTTGTCAACTTCTCCGTAGCCATTAGCTTGAAGTTTTTCATTAAAGTCTCGTTTGGTTAAATTGTGGGTGTTGTCAATCCAACCATCTACTGCATAAGGGTTATCTTTATTAACTTTCTCAGTAATAAAAGCAGCTAACGTATTTTCAATAGTAAGATGATCGTTATCCTTTAAAACTCCTCGGTTACTACCACTCTGAACGAGATCATAACTATAATGGCTAAATACAAAATTACCCGACTGTTTTTCAATGGCTTGCGAACCATTTCTAATGGGGTCGTTAAAAACTATATTATTGATTCTTTCCCGTACAGTTTCAGAAGGCCCTTTAACCAGTCCTTTAGATAGACCTCCAGCATTTTGTAAACGATAAGCAAGTTCACTTACTTTATTCATTGGCTGCCAATTATTTGCAGCATTCGCAGGCTTATACCATAGCTGGCCTTCAAACAGGGTTCCCTGAAACTGTTTATTGCCTAATTTAAACTGCCTCACCGTGCTAGTAGGTTCAAATGTCTTTATCAACTCATCACTATTGCGCAACTGTTGTCTAATAACATCGGTTAGTTTTAAAACCCCTTTTGCTCCAGCTTTACTCGCAGACACAACAATATCCTTAGCTGTAAAGACAGGTATAACAAAGTCTGCTAGCTCTTTACCGGCTTTTTTTAGAGCATTGCCTGTTCGCACAGATTGCAATGCTGCCTTCACAGCATTAGTGGCTTTTGATAAACCAGAAGCGCCTTTAAAGGCTAATTTTGCTGCGCTAAAGCCAGCTTTGCCTACAGCGCCAGCCCCCATTGTCAGTAGGGTAACTCCCACATCCAGTGAATCCAGCACTAAACTGGCAACATCCAGTTTTGAGCGTGGATCATTCACTGCATTGGCAATATTTTCATAAAAAGGCACCACTGCTCGAATAAACTTTTGAAAACCAGTCGCTCCATAATTGCTGTCTTTCCATTGATCTATTTGTTCAGTAGTAGTTTGACGAACATTACTTTCAATTAAATTTTGTAACGAGCGGTTATTAGCGACTTGCTGAGTTGTTCGCTCCCAGCCAACATGCTGGTTGGTAATTTTATGTGAATAGACATGATAGCGAGTTTCACTAGGTGAGACCTCTAGACCTTCTGCAATTGCTCCCCAGTTTGGCAACTGGTCTTTCCCAATAGGATTTCCCTGGAATTGATAGATACTGCCATCAGGTTTAACCATGCCAAATTTGCCATTTTTCAACTCAAATATATAAGCGGGTTTATTGCTTGTAATCCCTCCTACATTACTCGATTCTCTTTCTAGTTCCCATCGGGTACTGGTGCCTAAGTAACCACCACCACTGGTAGAATAAGAACCTTTATTAACGACCTCTTTAAATCCATTTACCTGCCATACCCGTTTTGGCTCAGAAATTAACTGCCCCCCTCCTATTCCAACATTCTGTGCTATCACTGCAGCCCTAGCTGAGGACAGCTTTTCAATATTATTATTTATATACTCAGCAAATTGACCATAATAGGCTTTATCTAGTCCATTACTCGCACCAAAGCGCAAAACATCGTTAACTTTTTCATTAAAAGTAACATCATGTACACCTAGCTTTCCTACTGGGCGAGCACCATAATTACCATCTGGGTAATCACGTCTTACCTTTTCTTCAGCCATTTGCTGACGAGTCTTAAACTGAGGCGCTTCTGGTGGGTTAAGTGAAAGCTCCCATAATCCTAAATAATTTGCCAACCGTCGCTCTTGATTTACACCATTTGACAAACCACTTTCAGAGCTTTGCCTCCCCCATAAGATAGCTTCTTGATTTAATAATGCTTTTGATAGTGCTTTTGCCTCATCCGTTGCATTAGGTTTAGCCCCATTAGCGTGAATTTGATTAGCTACGTTTAATAACTGTTCATCTTCATACTGAATTCCTTCACTACCTAATAATGCTTTAACAGCCAATATTCTAGCTTCAAGAATAGAACCCGCCTGTAATGACAAATCACCATTTAAGGATACTGAATAATTGACGTCTTCAACTGCATCACTGTTTAAAGAGCCAATAATGCTATTGACTGTATGCTGAAGTACTGGTTTTGGAACACCCGACTTTTGGGAGGATTGAGCACTGGCCGTTGAACCCGGACGGGTTGTTGGGCCTGTTTTTGATGATTGGGAACCTTGATTAGTCTGAGACTGTCGGTTAAATAAATTGTCAAAACTGGCAGGGTTATGCCGATCAAATGGCTGAACCATTATACGTTATCCTTTGGTAATATTTAACTTAATTAATTTTTCAAATTTTAATCAAACTAAATAATCACCGTACAGATTATTTAATGATCATTATCACAGCCTGCTTTAATAAATTTTTAATCGAGTGGGTGGCCTGCGGAGTTTGACTAAATCAATGTGAGCAATACCTATTAAGCTTGATTTCAGGTACAGTTGCTACTATTTACCAAGCCTTTTGAGCTGACAAGGAAATGCGATGAAACAGCGATTACTTTTACTCATACTGCTTTGCTGGGGTGCAGCAACAGGAGTGGCTGGTCAAGATATTTCTCCTTCCCAGGCATTAAAGTTACAGCAACAGGGCGTTATTCTGCCTATGAGTCAATTGTTAAGGCAGGTTCGACAGCGCTACCCTGGTGAACTACTGAATGCTGAGCTGGAAAGAGA
It encodes:
- a CDS encoding YceI family protein, which codes for MKKIILMTTLVASTALPVQAAWQVQSEHSKVNFVTEKIFTNGKSVKETQLISGVSGQVNDQKQAEIKIDLATIDTKIPIRNDRIKQWVLDTTNYRYATVKADLSGIDEQKLTVGAVKQMEVDGKLTIRETTLPIKLFVKVIKSSATDYLVESYQDTSINISQYGGEAGVQQMTKVMGLKSITSVVPVKWALTLKQTNPLN
- a CDS encoding EamA family transporter, which encodes MGIKDVVLGLVIVLVWGFNFVVIAWGLQTMPPLLMGSLRFLLIAVIGSLFVVRPQIPLKWLFGYGITLGFGQFAFLFSAMANGMPAGLASLVLQSQALFTLLLGGLLLAEAIKTYQLVAIMVAGGGLALIGWSGNGEAMTAVGFGLTLAGAACWALGNIVNRSISQQGYKAGVGLVVWSAWIPPVPFFICSYLVEGPVSIIESFQQISWLAVGALLYLAFVASILGYSLWSYLISRYPAGQIAPLTLGVPAVGLTSAALFLGETVSLVQWTGIALVVFGLVINMRGEQWLKRLWASKRVELDL
- a CDS encoding PepSY domain-containing protein yields the protein MKQRLLLLILLCWGAATGVAGQDISPSQALKLQQQGVILPMSQLLRQVRQRYPGELLNAELERDDGIYEYELKILNPQGQVWEIEVNAQTGAILEVERDD